In Hemibagrus wyckioides isolate EC202008001 linkage group LG21, SWU_Hwy_1.0, whole genome shotgun sequence, the following proteins share a genomic window:
- the LOC131342693 gene encoding serine/threonine-protein kinase pim-1-like — MMPYEKLQLTGYGWLPVEIALMVLANSKPCSKILKILDWYEERKRYVVILERPEPCLDLEEFSSKQGGCLTESEACIVMWQLMVALKHCKSQGILHRDVKPENILIQTNTWQVKLFDFGCGDLVKDSYNYFAGTRQYAPPEWFVQGQYRADPATVWSVGVTLYRLVCGCLPFRTPEETKTGHLFFPESLSQGKKVQRLISYGLINSRLNYTLYTDLSRERSIHLF, encoded by the exons ATGATGCCGTAtgaaaaactgcagctt ACAGGATATGGATGGCTCCCCGTTGAGATAGCGCTGATGGTCCTTGCGAACAGCAAACCTTGCTCAAAAATCCTCAAGATTCTGGACTGGTACGAAGAGCGAAAACGCTACGTTGTCATTCTGGAACGGCCTGAACCATGTCTGGACCTCGAGGAATTCTCCAGCAAGCAAGGTGGATGTTTGACGGAGTCCGAGGCTTGCATTGTGATGTGGCAGCTGATGGTGGCGCTGAAGCATTGTAAGAGCCAGGGGATACTGCACCGTGATGTCAAGCCAGAAAACATCCTGATTCAGACCAACACGTGGCAAGTCAAGCTGTTTGACTTCGGTTGCGGAGACCTCGTCAAAGACTCCTACAATTACTTTGCAG GCACACGTCAATATGCCCCTCCTGAGTGGTTCGTACAGGGGCAGTATCGGGCAGACCCAGCTACCGTCTGGTCTGTGGGCGTGACGCTGTACAGGCTGGTGTGTGGCTGTCTGCCTTTCAGGACCCCTGAGGAAACCAAAACTGGCCATTTGTTCTTCCCCGAAAGTCTGTCTCAAGGCAAGAAAGTACAAAGACTGATAAGCTATGGACTAATTAATAGCAGACTGAACTATACCTTATACACAGACTTGAGCAGAGAAAGAAGcatccatttattttaa